In one Pseudodesulfovibrio tunisiensis genomic region, the following are encoded:
- a CDS encoding division/cell wall cluster transcriptional repressor MraZ, which produces MKFRGHVHRSLDDKGRLILPPDFKDSILKEVPEGRMILTLHDGHVIGITPTQWDRLEDELEKIKSPSRAVQNMIRILYSGYTEAPVGKQGRIAIPAHLRKSGKLDKDVVVLGAGRRFEIWPADSYEALLQEDFDVSEELAENNVSLPF; this is translated from the coding sequence ATGAAATTTCGCGGCCACGTGCACAGAAGCCTCGACGACAAGGGGCGACTCATCCTTCCTCCGGACTTCAAGGACTCGATCCTGAAGGAGGTTCCGGAAGGCAGGATGATTTTGACGTTGCACGACGGACATGTGATCGGCATCACCCCGACCCAGTGGGATCGTCTGGAGGACGAGCTTGAAAAGATCAAGTCGCCCAGCCGTGCGGTCCAGAACATGATCCGCATCCTTTATTCCGGCTACACCGAGGCCCCGGTGGGCAAACAGGGTCGCATCGCCATCCCCGCGCATCTCCGCAAGAGCGGAAAGCTGGACAAGGATGTGGTGGTCCTGGGTGCGGGACGGCGGTTCGAGATCTGGCCCGCCGACAGTTACGAAGCCCTCCTGCAGGAGGACTTCGATGTATCCGAGGAGCTGGCGGAGAACAACGTCAGCCTCCCGTTCTGA